The Breoghania sp. L-A4 sequence TCGAGATAGAGCCGCGACGCGCCGCTGATCAGCGTCTCCGGCAGGGGCTCGGGCTGGGCCAGGAACAGCCAGTGATACATCCGCAGGCCCGAAATCCAGTCCATCTGCGTCCAGTAGTCGTAGGTCGGCAGGATGTCGAGGACGGCGACTTTCGTCAGCCGCCCGGGATGATCGAAGGCCATCCGGTAGGCGACGCGGCCGCCACGGTCATGGCCCGCCAGCGCGAAGGTATCGTGACCCAGCCGGGTCATCATCGCGGCGATGTCGTTGCCCATCGCCCGCTTGGAATAGCCCTCGCCACGCGACGACTTCGGCACCGAGCTCTGCCCGTAGCCGCGCAGGTCGGGAATGATCACTGTGAAACGCTTTGCCAGATCCCCGGCGATCCGGTGCCACATGACGCCGCACTGCGGATAGCCGTGCAGCAGCACCAGCGGCGGCCCTTCGCCACCGATGCGCACATGCAAATTGGCGCCGTCGCCCGCGATCATGCGCGTGTCGAAGCCGGGAAACAGATCGGGGAGCATCATGGCGTTCTCAATCCTGTTCAAAGCTGCCTATTCGCCAGCTTCGCGTTCCACGGCGCGCCAGCCGATGTCGCGGCGGCAGAAGCCTTGCGGCCAGTCGAGCTTGTCGACCGCGGCGTAGGCCTTTTTCTGCGCCTCGGTGACGGATGCTCCGAGCGCGGTGACGTTGAGCACCCGGCCGCCGCTGGCGAGGATCCGCGCGCCGTCGGCCTTCGTGCCGGCATGGAAGATCTCGACATCCGGATCGGTTGCGGCCTCGTCCAGGCCCTTGATTTCCGTGCCCTTCTCGTAAGATCCCGGATAGCCGTTGGCGGCCATGACCACGGTCAGTGCGGCCTCGTCGCGCCAGCGCGCGCTCATGTTTTTCAAGGTGCCGTCGACCGATCCCTGCATCAGCAGCAGGATATCGTCCTTCAGCCGCATCATCAGCACCTGGCATTCCGGATCGCCGAAACGGACATTGTATTCAATGAGTTGCGGGCCCTTGTCGGTGATCATCAATCCGGCGAACAGCACGCCCTTGAACGGGTGGCCGTCCGCCGCCATGCCGCGCATGGTCGGCTCGATGATCTCGGCCATGGTCCGCGCCACCATCGCCTCGTCCATCACGGGGCCGGCGAATAGGCGCCCATGCCGCCGGTGTTGGGGCCCGCGTCGCCGTCGAAGACGCGCTTGTGGTCCTGGGCGGTGGCCAGCGGCAGCGCGGTCTCGCCGTCGCAGATGGCGAAGAAGCTGGCCTCCTCGCCGTCCAAAAACTCCTCGACCACGACTTCCGCGCCCGCCGCGCCAAAGCTGCCGTCAAAGCAGGCGTCGACCGCCTCCAGCGCCTCGGCGAGTTCCATGGCGACGACCACACCCTTGCCGGCGGCCAGTCCGTCGGCCTTCACGACGATCGGCGCGCCGCGTTCGCGGACGTAGGCCTTGGCGGACTCCGCATCGCTGAAGCGGCCATAGGCGCCGGTCGGGATGGTGTATTTGGCGCAGAGATCCTTGGTGAAGCCCTTCGAGCCCTCGAGCTGGGCCGCCGCCGCATTGGGGCCGAAGGCCTTGATGCCGGCCGCCGCGAGATCATCGACGAGGCCCGCCACCAGCGGCGCTTCCGGGCCGACGACCACCAGGCCGATCGCCTTGTCGCGGCAGAATTGCGCGATTCCCGCGTGGTCGGCGATATCCAGATCCGCCTGTGTCGCCAATTGGTTGATGCCGGCGTTGCCCGGGGCGGCGTAAAGCGTGTCCAGTTGCGTGGATCTGGACATCGCCCAGGCCAGCGCATGTTCGCGGCCGCCGGAGCCGATCAGCAAGACGTTCATGGGATGCCCCGTCGCAGGAATTCGGTTGCCGCGCGGTCTAGCACGAGTGCCGGTTCATGCAAACGACGCCGTCTCGTTTTCGCAAGGCTCTTGACGCAGGCCGCGATCCGCGCGACGGGAAGGGCTTCCATTTTCGGGATACCTGGGACCGCCATGCAGACGACACCGGACGGCAGCGTCGCCGACGCCGTGA is a genomic window containing:
- a CDS encoding alpha/beta hydrolase codes for the protein MMLPDLFPGFDTRMIAGDGANLHVRIGGEGPPLVLLHGYPQCGVMWHRIAGDLAKRFTVIIPDLRGYGQSSVPKSSRGEGYSKRAMGNDIAAMMTRLGHDTFALAGHDRGGRVAYRMAFDHPGRLTKVAVLDILPTYDYWTQMDWISGLRMYHWLFLAQPEPLPETLISGASRLYLEHTLAAWTETKSLAAFDPRALEHYRAFFDEPDRIHACCEDYRAGATIDMELDTADRAASRTIDVPLLAIWGARGLSPQGAAPLDVWRQWAPGAQGVGVGAGHFVAEESPDGTLKALQEFLA